The Geothrix oryzae DNA window CGTGGCCGGCGCGGACATGGGCCAGGGCCTCGCCCATGGCGCGCGTGGAGTCGAGGAAATCGAGACCATCGCACTTGATGATCTTCAGGTTCGGGAAGCCGCTGAAGTTGTCGCAGATGTATTCGTTGGCGCTCTGGTCGCGCTTGGGCACGGAGATGCCGTAGCCGTTGTCCTGGATCACGAAGATCACGGGCAGCTTCTCGCGGTCCGCCCCGTTGATGCTCTCGGAGCAATAGCCCTCGGACAGGGAGGACTCGCCCTGGCTGCAGAACACCACGCTGTCGCGGTCGTAGGTCTTCACGGCGCGGGCCAGGCCCACGGCGTGCTGGGTGTGGTTGCCGGTGAGGCTGGACACATTCTGGATGCCGATGGAGGGCTTCGCGAAGTGGTTGCTCATGTGGCGGCCGCCGCTGGCCGGATCGGTGGCCTTGGAGATGCCGTTGAGGATGATTTCCTCGGGCGTGAGGCCCGCGGCGAGGCAGGTCATCAAGTCGCGGTAGTAGGGGAAGAGGAAGTCGCGGCCCGGCCGGAACGCCAGGCCCGCGGCCAGCTGGATGCCGTCGTGACCCGCGCAGGGCGCGTGGTACGACCAGCCGATGGCCTGCTTCAGATAGTTGGGCGCCTTGCCGTCCAGCAGGCGTCCGAGGTGCATCAGTTCGTACCAGTGGCAGAGATCCTCGCGGCTGGGGGCCGTCTGCCCGTCCATCGCGTTCAGGGCCGCTTTCACCAGGGTCGGGGTTTCCAACATCCACCTCCATGGGGCCGGGTTTCACCGGCCGTACCAGAGCCTTTCATCTTCCCATGGACCCGCGGAACGGGCCAGCGCGCAGGTTGCGGGTCATCCCTTGGGACGAATCCAGACCAGCGCGGATCCCTCGCGACAGGCGTCCGTAAAGGCTTTGCCCACGCGCGTCAAAGCAGACTTCAAGGTCATGTCCTTCCCGTCGGGAAGCCAGAGCGTGGCGCCGGTGGGGTGGTGACCGAGCGTCTCGTGAAGCCGCTTCAGCAGCACCTCTGCGCCGGCTTCGTTGGTGTGCGGCATGAGCAGGAGGTACTGGTCGGCGGACAGCTCGATGATGAGATCCTCGCCCCGCAGATGGGCTACGGCCGCGCCCAGGCGCCCCTTGGTGCCCGCGACCATGGGCTGGGACCAGAGGGCGAGGGCCATGGGTTCCTGGCGACGCCGGGCCATGAAGAGCGAGGCCCGCCGCCAGATGTCGAGGTAGTGGCGATTCGGAAGGCCGGACCGGGGGCTCTGGAGCGCGCTGTCCTCCACGATGGCGCTGCTCAGTTCCAGGGCTTCGAGGGCGGACCGGAGCTCCTGCTTCAGGTTTTCGGATTCCAGGGTGCGGGCCATGAGATCGCCCATGGCGCGGATCAGGGCGACCTCGCCGTGGTCGAAGGTGCGGGTCGCGTGATGCTGCACGCACAAGGTTCCCACGGCCTGGTCGCCGATCTTCAGGGCCACGCCGGCATAGGCCCGGATGCCGAGGGCAGTCCAGGCGGGGCTCTTGTGCCATCGGGCTTCGGAGGCCGCATCGCGGATGGTGAGGGGCCGATCCGGATGCGCCATGACCCAGGGGCAGAACCCCTGCTCGGGAGCCTCGAACACGCCGGCCATGGTGGCCCCGTTTCCAACGGCCCACCAGAACACCTCGTAGCCCAGGCCGGTGACCCGCGTGAGCATGGCCCGGTCCACGCCGAGGCGATCCACCAGCAGGGCCAGGCCGTGCTCGAAGAGGTGGACCGGATTGGCCCGGCTGGCATTCAGGAGATCCGCCAGCGCGGCGAGGTGATCTGCTTTGGCGCTGCGTCGCTTGGCCACCTTCGCTGGGCTCACGCTCATCTCCAGTTGTCCCCCCCTAGGGTGCCGGGCTTTTCACGGGGTGCAAGGGCAGGGGGGAACTTACCAGCTGACGACGCGGAGGCTGGGACTGATTTCCTCCTGGAGCAATCCCTCGATGTAGCGCAGGGTGCCGCTGGTGGAAGACGGGCAGGAGCCGCAGGCCCCGTGGTAGCTGATCTGGAGGGTCTGGCCGTCGAAGGAGATCACCTCCAGGCCACCACCATCCCCCGCGAGCCCGGGGCGGATGCGGCTGTCCAGCAGCTGGTTGATGCGCTCCAGGGTCGCGTCGGCATCGCCTCCGGGCTGGGCGGCCACATCGCCGGTGGCGTCCTCCGGCAGCTTGAGATCCTCGATGGCCTCGCAGATGGGATCGATGAGGTCGCTCCACTCCGCCGAGGCCTCTTTGTTCACGGTGACGAAGCGGTCCATGTAGAAGACGGAGGTCACCTTGCCCAGCCCGAAAAGACTGGAACCCAGCGGATCACCCACGGCGGCGCCGAAATCCTTGAAGGACCGGGACCCCGCCTTGAGGATGGCCGGGTGCACCAGGAACTTCAGGGCGTCGGGATTGGGGGTGGGTTCGATGTTGATGACTTTGGGCATGGAGGGCTCCCTATAAAGTTTACCAAATCCGTCAGGAATTTCGAGAGACATACTGGAATCGGAGATCCCATGACACGGACGACGCGGACCAAGGCCCTCCTGAGCTGGTCCAGCGGCAAGGATGCCGCCTGGGCCCTGCATGTCCTCCGGCAGTCGAGCGAGGTGGAGGTGGTGGGGCTGCTCACCACCACCAACGAGGCCTTCGACCGCGTGGCCATGCACGGGGTCCGGGAGGCCCTGCTGGAGGCCCAGGCGGAGGCCGCGGGTCTGCCCTTGTGGAAGGTGCCGCTCCCCTGGCCCTGCTCCAACGAGGCCTATGAGGCCCGCATGGCCCGGGTCTGTGCCCGGGCGGTGGAGGCCGGGGTCGAGGCCATGGCCTTCGGGGACCTGTTCCTGGAGGATGTCCGCGACTACCGCATCCAGAAGCTGGCGGGGACCGGGCTCAGGCCTCTTTTCCCCATCTGGAATCCCGATACGGCCACCGTCGCCGCCGACATGGTGGCCGCCGGGCTGAAGGCCACCCTGGTCTGCGTGGATCCCCGCGCGCTGGGGGCGTCCTTCGCGGGTCGCGACTTTGACACTTCGTTGCTGGCGGATCTCCCCCCGGCGGTGGATCCCTGCGGCGAGCGGGGGGAGTTCCACACCTTCGCCTGGGATGGGCCGATGTTCCGCCACCCGGTGGCCGTCCGGGGAGGTGAAGTGGTGGCGCGCGACGGCTTTGTCTTCGCCGACCTGGTGCCCGCATGACTTCGCCGCGGCCCGAGGGCGCCAACCGGATGGACCCGGGGAAGCCGCTCATCCTGGTGACCGGCGCCACGGGCTACATCGGGGGCCGCCTGGTGCCTCGGCTCCTGGCGGCAGGCCGCCGGATCCGGTGCCTCGCCCGCAATCCCGAGCGGCTGGCGGGTCGTCCCTGGCCGGGTGTGGAGCTGGTCAAGGGCGATGTGTCCGACCCGACATCCCTCGAGGCTGCGCTGCAGGGAGTGTCCCAGGTCTACTACCTGGTCCACGCCATGGCCGAAGACAGCCCCGATTTCCGGGGGCGGGATCTGCGGCAGGCCCTCACCTTCGCGGCCGCCTGCGCGAAGGCCGGGGTGCGCCGGATCATCTATCTCGGAGGTCTGGGGGATCCCGCCCGCCACCGCAGCGATCACTTGGCCAGCCGCCAGGAAGTGGGGGCCGCCCTGGGTTCCTCGGGCGTGCCGGTGCTGGAATTCCGGGCCGCGGTGATCGTGGGCAGCGGCAGCGTCAGCTTCGAGATGATCCGCCACCTGACGGAGCGGCTGCCCATCATGATCACCCCGCGCTGGGTGAACACCCGCTGCCAGCCCATCGGTGTGCGCGATGTGCTGGGCTACCTCACGGAAGCGCTCGAGCACCCTGAGGTGGAGGGCGTCTTCGAGATCGGCGGCCAGGATGTCCTCGACTACCGGCGGATGATGCTGGGCTATGCCGGGATCCGCGGCCTCCGCCGGCTCATCCTCCCCATGCGCGTGCCGCTGCCGATCCTGTCCGCCCTGTGGGTGGACATGGTCACGCCCATCCCCCTGGAGCTGGTCAAACCCCTGATCGAAGGAATGACCACCGAGGTGGTGGTCCGCGATCCCCGGGCCCTGGAGGTTTTCCGGGTGCGACCCATGGCCTACCGCGACGCCCTGGTCCTGGCCCTGCAGCGCCTGGATGAGGATGCGGTGGAGACCACCTGGGCCACGAGCCTCTCCCGCGAGCAGGAGGAGCAGGTCCTCGGCTCCCACGAGGGCATGTTCCTCGAGCGCCATCATCGCCATGTCAAGGCCCCTCCCCGGGCCGTGTTCCAGGCTTTCTGCGCGCTGGGGGGCGAGAACGGCTGGCCTGCGGGCAACTGGCTCTGGCAGGCGCGGGGGTTCCTGGATCGCGCGGTGGGCGGCCTGGGGATGCGCCGGGGACGGCGCCACCCGCGGGACCTCCGCGTGGGCGATCCCGTGGACTTCTGGCGCGTGGAGGCCCTGGAGCCGGAGCGCCTGCTGCGCCTCCGGTCCGAGATGAGGCTGGATGGGCGGGCCTGGCTGCAGTTCACCGTGCGGGTCGAAGGGGACGGCTCCCGGCTGGAGCAGACCGCGTTCTTCGAGCCCCATGGCCTCCTGGGCCTCCTCTACTGGTATTCCGTCCTGCCCTTCCACCTGTTCGTGTTCCCGGGGATGATCCGCGCCCTGAAGCGCCGCGCCGAAGCCGCCATGACACAATCAGGCCCGGGGGCCTGATCATGCATGAAGCGCAACGGGATGCCTGCGTAGCCGCGGCCCGGGCCGGGGGCAAGATCCTGCTCGGCTACTTCCGCCGGCTCGACCCCGCCACCATCACCGAGAAGACCAAGAACGATGTGGTGAGCGCCGCGGATCGCGACGCCGAGGCCGCCATCCGCGCCGAACTGCACGCTCGCTTCCCGGGGTACGGGTTTCTTGGCGAGGAGGGCGGGTTCACCCCGCCCGAGGCGCGGGGAGGCGAAGGGCCGGGCGGTCCCCCCGTGGCGCATCGCTGGATTGTCGATCCCCTGGACGGCACTTTGAATTTCGTGCAGGGCTTCCCCCACTGGTGCGTCTCCGTGGCCCTGTGGGACGCCGACGGCCCCGTGGTGGGCTGCGTGCTGGATCCTCTGCGCGAGGACTGTTTCCTGGCCGCGCGGGGCCAGGGCGCCACCTGGAACGGGAAGCCCATGCGCGTCTCGCAGCAGGCGGGCCTGGACGGAGCCTTCCTGGCCACCGGCTTCGCCTTCCAGCTGGGCGACCGCTGGCCGAGGTTCAACGCGGCGCTGGACCGCGTCTTCCCGAGAGCCAAGGGCATCCGCCGGGCCGGCAGCGCCGCCCTGGACTTGGCCCATGTGGCCTGCGGCATCTTCGACGGCTACTTCGAGTTGGGCCTCAAGCCCTGGGACCTGGCCGCCGGCGCGCTGCTGGTGCAGGAGGCCGGCGGCGTCCTCACCGACTGGGACGGCGGGCAGGGGTGGTTCGAGAGCGGGAACCTGGTGGTGGGGACGCAGGGCGTGCAGCTGGAACTGATCGAGAGCCTCCGAGCCTAGAGAAAAGATTCACCACGAACACACAAAGACAGGAAGAAAGCCTGGGCCGCTTTACTCCGTGCTTTTGTATCTTCGTGGTGGATCAGTCAACCAAGGGTTACGCCTCGCCCTTGGCCTGCCGGCTGTAGACGACGACATAGAGGCAGAGGGCCACCAGGGCGGCGAGGCCGAGCCATTCGCCGAGGGCCCCTTCGGCCTGGTGGGCGGTGAGGAGGGGGAAGCCCTCGGTCCACTTGAGCTTGATGAAGCTGGCCACCACACCCATGATGGCGCCGCCGGCCATGAGGCCGCTGGCGATGAGCACGCCGCGGTTCTCGCGGGCTTTGGCGTCGGCCTCGCTGGTGCCCGCCTTGGGCCGGTTCACCCAGTGGGCCAGAAGGCCGCCCAGGAAGAGGGGCGTGTTGAGTTCGATGGGCAGGTACATGCCCAACGCGAAGCCCAGGGCCGGCAGCTCCACCATGCGCAGCACGATGGAGAGCATCACCCCGAGGCCGAAGGCGTACCAGCGCAGGGGCATGGATACGGTGCCGAAGATGCCTTCGAGGATGGCCTTCATGGCGCTGGCCTGGGGCGCGGGGATGGAGGAGCCCAGCGCCATGGTGCCGTCCAGGTTCACCTGCTTGGCCATGAGCCACATGGCGATACCCGTGAAGAGGGCCGCGACGAAGGTGCCCACGAACTTCCAGGCGATCTGGCGGGCGGGCGTGGCGCCGATCCAGTGGCCGATCTTCAGGTCGGTGCTGAAGGCGCCCGATGCGGCCAGGGCCGTGCAGACGATGCCGCCCACCATCATGGTGAGGAACATCCCGTAGCCGCCGGTGAAGTTCAGCTTCAGCATCAGCACGCCGGTGATGACGAGGGTGAGCATGGTCATGCCGCTGATGGGGTTGGTGCCGATGGTGGCGATGGCGCGGGCGGCCACCGGAGCGAAGAAGAAGGCGATGATCATGACGACCAGGGTGGCCACCAGGGCGGGCACCAGGGCGTTCCGGATGCCCAGGCCGAAGCTCAGGAAGGCCATCGTCCCCACGGTGCAGGTGACGAGGCCCACGGCGATCATGGAGCCCGCCAGGCTGCGCTCCGTGCGGATGGCCTTGGGCGATTCGGCCGCGGCGTCCCGGTTCATCAGCGCCTTCATGTTGCTGATGATGCTGCGGATCATGTTGGGCATGGAGGCGGCCACGCCCATGATGCCGGCGCCGGCGATGGCGCCCACGCCCACGATGCGGATGTAGGCGAAGAAGACCTGCTCGGGCGTCATGTCGGCGATGAGCTTGGTGCCGGGCGCCACGACCAGGGGCACATACTGGCCGATGGCGTGGAAGAGGGGCACCAGCACGAACATGCTGAAGAACGAGCCGGCGGCGATCACGGCGGAGTATTTCAGGCCGATGATGTAGCCGATGCCGAGCGTCGCCGCGCTGTTCAGGAAGTTGAAGGACATGAACCGGTCGCGGAGGGCCCGGCCCACCCAGACATGCTCCAGGCGGAGGTACTCGCCCATGCCCCGGAAGATGGAGACGACGCCGTCGTAGGCGGCGCCGATGAGCGCGGCCACGGCCAGTTCCTTGGCCTGATTGCCGGCCTTCTCCCCCGTCACCAGGATCTCGGCCGTGGCGGTGGCTTCGGGCCAGGGGAAGATGCCGTGATTCTCGACCATGAAATGGTGGCGCAGGGGCACGAGGAACAGGATGCCGATGCAGCCGCCCAGGAAGCTCACCAGCACCACCTGCCACAGCGTGGGCGTGGGTACGCCGCTGCCGGGCGTCTGGGCGAGGATGTAGAGGGCGGGGATGGTGAAGGCGGCACCGCTCACCACATGGCTGCTGTTGGCGCCGATGCTCTGGACGATGACATTCTCGAGGATCGTGTTCTTGCGGGGGAAGAAGCGGCTGAGGCCCACGGCCAGGATGGCGATGGGGATGGCGGCTTCGATGCCCTGGCCCAGCTTCAGGGCCAGGTAGGCGGCGGCCATGCTGAAGATCGCGCAGAAGATGAGGCCCATGGTGATGGCCCGGGGGGTGGTTTCGGGCACGCCGTCCTGGGGCACCAGGGGGATGTAGCTCTCACCGGGTTCCAGCGCCCGCCGCGCGTTCGCGGGCAGACCCTTGATCTCCTGGGGTTCGGATCCGTGGGACATGGAGGCTCCTGGGCGCTAGGCGGGGTAGGCTTCGAGGACGGATGCCACCACGCGGCGCGACAGGCCGTGGTAGCCGGGACTGGCGGCGGCGAAGATCTCCCGGGCCAGGGCGCGGGTGCGCGGATGCTGGCCCAGGGCGCCATACAGCGGCCGGAGGTACTTCATGCGGCCCACGCGCACCAGCACCTCGCGGATGCGCGCAAAGGCCGGCTCGTAGTCGGCGGCGGCGGCCAGCGTCAGCCACTCCACGAGGATCTCGTGGTTGCCCCGGCCCATGAGCTTGAAGTGCTCGTCCAGCCAGGCGCAATCGGCCTGAGTGAGCTGGCGCGGCAGCTTCTGGAGGTAGACCTGCAGCTCGGCGGGCTTCCAGCTGGCGATCTGGTGGGCGCTGGGGCGGCCTCCAGCGGTCCAGCTCTCGGCCAGCACGGTGAGGGTATCCAGCTGCACGCTGCGGAACTCGGGGGCGGTGGCGGGCAGGCCCGGCTGGTCCAGGTAGGCGCGGGCGTCCACGGCGGCGAGGGCTCCCGGGAGTTTCGCCTCCACGAAGGCGCAGAACTGCTCCGTGGTGATGGAGGTGAAGCGGAACGAGTCCATGTAGTCGCGGATGAAGTGCAGGAAGCGTTCCTCGCCCACCTCCCGCTCCAGGGCAGCCACCAGCCGCGCCCCCTTCTCGTAGGGGATGCTGGAGAAGGCGTCATCGGGATCGATGCCTTCCAGGTGCATGCGCAGCACGGTGAGCTGGGGTTCGTTCTTGAAGCGGTCGAGGCTGTCCTCGAGGGCCTTCTGTCCCATGGCCCAGCCGAGGGCGGCGGCGTCGTCGCCGTGGAGGATGCGGAGGATGCGGCGCTCCGCCCACACGGTGAAGCCCTCGTTCAGCCAGAAGTGCTCCATGCTGGCGTTCGTGACGAGGTTGCCGGTCCAGCTGTGGGCCAGCTCGTGGGCGACCACATCCACCAGGCTGCGGTCGCCCGCCAGCAGGGTGGGCGTGAGGAAGGTCATGCGCGGGTTCTCCATGCCGCCGTAGGGGAAGGAGGGGGGCAGCACGAGCATGTCGTAGCGGTCCCACGGGTAGGGGCCGAAGAGGCCTTCCGCCTTCACGATCATGTCCTCCACGCCCGCGAATTCCCAGGCGGCGGCGGTCACGGTCTCCGGCTCGGCCCAGACCCGGGCGCGGGGGCTGAGATCCCGCGATTCCAGCCGTCCCACGGCCAGGGCCAGCAGGTACGAGGGGATGGGCTGGGGCATGGTGAAGCGGTAGACATGACGGCCATCGCCGAGGGCCTCATCCCCGGCGGGGCCCGCCGACATCACGGCGGTGAGTCCCTCGGGCACGGTCACTTCCGCGAGATAGGCCACGCGGGCGATGGGCGTGTCCTGGCAGGGCACCATGGTGCGGGCGTGGATCTGCTGGCACTGGCTGAAGAGGTAGGGGGCGACCTTGCCTTCGGTCTGCTCGGGATCCAGCCACTGGAGGGCCATGGCCTCGGCGCCCGTCCGGTAGCTGATGGCGACCTCCAGCGCGGCTGCCGGCACCTCCAGGCGCAGCCGCTGGCCGAGGATGGCGTCCGCCTCGCCCAGTTCCCAGGGGATGGGGCCGTGGCCCGGCACCTGCACGGAGCGGATCTCCAGGCCCTTGGTGTCGAGGTCGAGGGTGCCCGAGACCGCGCTGCCGAACTCCAGCACCACTTCGCCGTCGATGCGCTTGGCGGCGAAGTCCACCCCCAGCTTCAGGCGCAGGCGCCGGGCCCTTGGCTGGGCGGAATCGTAGTACGAATGCGGATCCGGGTGACGCATGGGGACCTCGGGGAACCGCACATCATCCCACGGGGCCAGGAACGGCGGGCGTCACAAGTAGGAAGGCCCCGCATCGCGGGGCCTTCCTACTGAAAACCGCAGGCTTTCAGCCTGGGGCTATTCCTCGTCGAGGGCCAGCCCCTCGACCTTCTTCACCTTGATGACCTCGCCGTGGTCCTTGACGATGCAGCGCAGCCAATCCTCGGGGGCCTTGGGATGGGTGACCTCGCCCTTCTCGTTGCGGACATTCCCATCCATGTACTTCCAGATGAGGAATTCGCCCAGCTTCTTCCAGCGGGCCATGAGCTGTTCGGTCTCCTTGGCGGCGTACTGGGTGAGGTACTCCCGGGCGGCCCCGGGGTTCTGCTTGTAGAGCTCCAGGGCGGTGCGGTCCACTTCGGCCTGGTCGGCCAGGTAGCGGCCCTCGAACTCGCGCTGCACCTTCTGGACATCGACGATCATGTCGCTCCAGCGGGTGTAGGTGTAGTTGGAGACGAAATTGAAGGTCCAGTAGGCGCTGTCCCAGTTGAAGGCATCGAAGTTGCCGGTGCCGATGGCGAAGGCCTTGGGCGTCTCCTTGATGCCGCAGGAGATGGGCACATAGACCGTAGTGTAGGTGTCGTCCACGCCGAACCAGAGCACGCCGCCCACGGGATCAGGCATCCAGGAGCGGGCCTGGCTCACGAAGGAGAAGCCGGTCTGCTGGGTGCTGATGGCCCGCTCGTGGACATAGTCCTGGCCATCGATCTTGAAGCCCATGGGCCGCCAGCGGTAGGGCAGCTTGTAGGGGCCGGCGCCGAAGTCCTTGGTCATGTCGAAGTCGGTGCCTTCGTAGTGGTCGCGCATGAGCTCCATGGCATCGCGCACATCGAGCTTCTGGTCGGGCTTGATGAAGAGGGGCATGGGCTTGGCGCCCTTCTCCGCCTTCACGAAGTCCATGGGGATCTTCTGGCTCTTGGCGGCCCGGTTGAAGATGCTCCAGACCCGGGCCTCGCAGCCGCGGAGGGCGCCGAAGGTCAGGGGCGCGTAGGTGTCGGCGAAGCTGAAGCTCTTGTCTTCGCCCTTGAACCAGCCCTTTTCGCGGGCGAAGGGGATCAGATCCTTGCTGTAGATCGCGGTCTTGGGATCGTTCTGGGGGAACTGCCGGATGCGGGCCTGGTTGGCGTGGGCGCTGATGGTGCCGTCGGGCAGCTTGTAGGCGACCCACAGCGAGCCCTTCTGGCCCTTGCCCTTGCCGATCATCTCGAGGATCCACACCTCGTTGGGGTCGGCGATGGAGAAACTCTCGCCGGAGCTGGCGTAGCCGAACTCCTCCGTCAGCTTCGTCATGACCTCGATGGCCTCGCGGGCGGTCTTGGCGCGTTCCAGAGCGATGTAGATGAGGCTGCCGTAGTCGATGATGCCGCTGGGGCCCGCCAGGTCCTTCCGGCCCCCGAAGGTGGTCTCGGCGATGGTGAGCTGGTGTTCGTTCATGTTCCCGACGCGGGTGTAGGTCACGGGCGCTTCGGGGATCTGGCCCAGCAGCTTGCCGGTGTCGAAGGTGTAGCCGCCGTCCCATTCGCGGATGTCCCGCTTCTCGCCGGGCAGGTGCCGGCCGCCGCGCTTGAAGTAGAGCTCGCCGTAGAGCGTGTGGCTGTCGGCGGCGTAGGTGATCATGGTGGAGCCATCCTTGCTCGCGCCCTTGGTCACGAGCAGGTTGGTGCAGGCCTCCAGGGCCGCGCCGGCGGCCAGGAGGGTGGTGAGGAGGACCAAGGGACGGATGCGCATGGGGATCCTTGTGGAAGAGGGATTCAGAAGCGGAGGCTGGTGCCGAAGGCCAGGTAGGAGCGGGTCGAGCCGTAGCGATGGTGGCCGTTGAAGGAGAGGTCGGTGTTCACGAACCGGGCCTCCAGGGCGGCGTGGGGGTTGAATCTCCAACCCGCGCCGGCGCTGAGGGTGAAGCCCAGGTCGGAATCGGTGTAGGTGCCAGGGTAGGTGGTGATGTTCCGCCGGGTTTCATTCCACAGCGTACCGCCCATGCCAAAGATGCCATACAGGCCGCTGCGGCTGTGGCCTTCCAGGTGGGGCAGCCACTCGTAGGCCACTGAATAGCCTTCCATCCGGCTGTCGGCCAGCTGGGGGGTGGGGACATAGGCGGTGCCGTTCCAGATTCCCCAGACCCCGACCTGGACGGGGTGGTTCGTGTCGGACTGCAGGTAGTCGATGCGGAGGCGGCCCAGGTGGCGGCTCTCCCGGTTGAAGTGGATCTGGAGTCCGGCCTGGAAGCCCGTGGCGAAGGAGGAGCCCCAGGTGCCGACCGGCGCCACCGCGGACAGGCCGATGCCCATGCGGTTGCCGTCAGGGCTGTCCTGGGCGGCGAGACCGGGGCTGGCCAGGATAGCGAGGCCGACGAGAAGGGGTTTCATCCCCGCCTCACCAGATGGCCGTGGCGGCCTGGCCGGTGGGGGCCGCCTCGCACTGGAAGGCCTGGCGGAACTCGGGGAAATCCGCCACGGGTCCCAGCACGCGCCACTTCACGGGCGAATGCACATCCGTGGTCACCTGCAGCTTGAGCTGCTCGGTGCGCTGGTTGGTGCGCCAGCCCTGGGCGAAGGCGATGAAGAACCGCTGGTCCGGCGTGAAGCCGTCCACCGACTTCAGAGCCTTGCCCTTGGTGGCCAGCTTGAAGGCCTCGTAGGACACGCGCAGCCCACCAATGTCGGCGATGTTCTCACCGAGGGTCAGCTTGCCGTTGATGTGCAGCCCCGGCAGCACCTCGAAGGCGTCGTACTGCTTCACGATGTGGTTGGCGCGGGCCTCGAAGCGCTTGGCGTCTTCAGCGGTCCACCAGTCCTTCAGGTTGCCCTGCCAGTCGTACTGCCGGCCCTGGTCGTCGAAGCCGTGGGTCAGCTCGTGGCCGATGGTGGAGGCCAGGGCACCGTAGTTGGAGGCGTCATCGGCCTTCTCGTCGAAGAAGGGGGGCTGGAGGATGCCGGCCGGGAAGCACATCTCGTTCTGGCTGGGGTCGTAGTAGGCGTTGTTGGTCTGCGGCGTCATGTGCCACTCGTTCCGGTCCACCGGCTTGCCGAGCTTGGCCATGCGGCGCTGGAAATCAAAGACGGCCGCGGCCTGGACATTCAGGACATAGGGCCGGCGCGAGACCTGGAGGCTGCCGTAGTCGCGCCAGCGGTCGGGGTAGCCCACCTTGCTGCGCATGGTGTCGAGCTTCTTGAGGGCCTGGGCCTTGGTGGCCTCGACCATCCAGTCGGCGGCCAGGATGCGGGCCCGCATGGCCTCCTTGTGGAAGTGGACCATCTGGAGGGCGCGGTCCTTGGCGGCCGGGCTGAAGGCGGTCTTCACGAAGAGCTGGCCGAGGTCTTCACCCAGGGCGCGATCCGCGGCGGCGAGGACGCGCTTCCAGCGGGGGCGCAGTTCGGTGGTGCCCGAGAGCGTCTTCCCGTAGAAGGCGAAGTTCTCGTTGACGAAGGCGGATCCCAGGAAGGGCGAGGCGCTCCGCAGGACATGCCAGCGGAGGTAGACCTGCCAGGTCCCCATCGGCTCGGAGCCGAGGAGGCCGCCCAGGGTCTTGAAGAACTCGGGCTGGCCAACCAGCACATGGGTTTCCCCGGCGGGAAGGGCCACGGTGGCGAAATAGGCCTTCCAGTCCAGGGGGGCCGTGGCCGCG harbors:
- a CDS encoding M1 family metallopeptidase, with the translated sequence MRHPDPHSYYDSAQPRARRLRLKLGVDFAAKRIDGEVVLEFGSAVSGTLDLDTKGLEIRSVQVPGHGPIPWELGEADAILGQRLRLEVPAAALEVAISYRTGAEAMALQWLDPEQTEGKVAPYLFSQCQQIHARTMVPCQDTPIARVAYLAEVTVPEGLTAVMSAGPAGDEALGDGRHVYRFTMPQPIPSYLLALAVGRLESRDLSPRARVWAEPETVTAAAWEFAGVEDMIVKAEGLFGPYPWDRYDMLVLPPSFPYGGMENPRMTFLTPTLLAGDRSLVDVVAHELAHSWTGNLVTNASMEHFWLNEGFTVWAERRILRILHGDDAAALGWAMGQKALEDSLDRFKNEPQLTVLRMHLEGIDPDDAFSSIPYEKGARLVAALEREVGEERFLHFIRDYMDSFRFTSITTEQFCAFVEAKLPGALAAVDARAYLDQPGLPATAPEFRSVQLDTLTVLAESWTAGGRPSAHQIASWKPAELQVYLQKLPRQLTQADCAWLDEHFKLMGRGNHEILVEWLTLAAAADYEPAFARIREVLVRVGRMKYLRPLYGALGQHPRTRALAREIFAAASPGYHGLSRRVVASVLEAYPA
- a CDS encoding dipeptidase, coding for MRIRPLVLLTTLLAAGAALEACTNLLVTKGASKDGSTMITYAADSHTLYGELYFKRGGRHLPGEKRDIREWDGGYTFDTGKLLGQIPEAPVTYTRVGNMNEHQLTIAETTFGGRKDLAGPSGIIDYGSLIYIALERAKTAREAIEVMTKLTEEFGYASSGESFSIADPNEVWILEMIGKGKGQKGSLWVAYKLPDGTISAHANQARIRQFPQNDPKTAIYSKDLIPFAREKGWFKGEDKSFSFADTYAPLTFGALRGCEARVWSIFNRAAKSQKIPMDFVKAEKGAKPMPLFIKPDQKLDVRDAMELMRDHYEGTDFDMTKDFGAGPYKLPYRWRPMGFKIDGQDYVHERAISTQQTGFSFVSQARSWMPDPVGGVLWFGVDDTYTTVYVPISCGIKETPKAFAIGTGNFDAFNWDSAYWTFNFVSNYTYTRWSDMIVDVQKVQREFEGRYLADQAEVDRTALELYKQNPGAAREYLTQYAAKETEQLMARWKKLGEFLIWKYMDGNVRNEKGEVTHPKAPEDWLRCIVKDHGEVIKVKKVEGLALDEE
- a CDS encoding outer membrane beta-barrel protein, whose amino-acid sequence is MKPLLVGLAILASPGLAAQDSPDGNRMGIGLSAVAPVGTWGSSFATGFQAGLQIHFNRESRHLGRLRIDYLQSDTNHPVQVGVWGIWNGTAYVPTPQLADSRMEGYSVAYEWLPHLEGHSRSGLYGIFGMGGTLWNETRRNITTYPGTYTDSDLGFTLSAGAGWRFNPHAALEARFVNTDLSFNGHHRYGSTRSYLAFGTSLRF
- a CDS encoding M13 family metallopeptidase, whose translation is MNLRSAWLVPTLVASLMAETPARPEARPILGVDPAHIHAAASPCKDFYAYANGAFDKVAIPGEYASYGVNQEIDERNFAILKGILETSAQTGGPKGSIPQRVGDFYASGMDEALIEKEGLAPLAPLFAAIQAVKTPQGLVAQLGRLHALGIHAGFSFGVQVDDKDSSAMIASFWQGGLGLPERDYYLRPGKEAETIRQAYEGHVARIFTLAGDGAEAARAAARTVMALETKLAQASRTLVALRDPQANYHKLARKDLAATAPLDWKAYFATVALPAGETHVLVGQPEFFKTLGGLLGSEPMGTWQVYLRWHVLRSASPFLGSAFVNENFAFYGKTLSGTTELRPRWKRVLAAADRALGEDLGQLFVKTAFSPAAKDRALQMVHFHKEAMRARILAADWMVEATKAQALKKLDTMRSKVGYPDRWRDYGSLQVSRRPYVLNVQAAAVFDFQRRMAKLGKPVDRNEWHMTPQTNNAYYDPSQNEMCFPAGILQPPFFDEKADDASNYGALASTIGHELTHGFDDQGRQYDWQGNLKDWWTAEDAKRFEARANHIVKQYDAFEVLPGLHINGKLTLGENIADIGGLRVSYEAFKLATKGKALKSVDGFTPDQRFFIAFAQGWRTNQRTEQLKLQVTTDVHSPVKWRVLGPVADFPEFRQAFQCEAAPTGQAATAIW